The nucleotide window TCCTCAAACACCGCTGTGGAAGCTCACTGTTGAAGAATATCTGGAAATCATAAAAAATTTCTGTTCTGAAACTACATATGAATACGGACTGAAGGGATTGGCAAAGATCCTTGGATGTTCAATTTCAAAAGCTTCTGAAATAAAGTCTTCCGGAATATTGGATGAAGCCATAATACAAAGGGGTAATATTATCATTATCGATAAGAAAAAAGCAATAGAACTCTTCGGTGGAAAGTAACGTGTACTATCTGGAACTTATACAAAAGTTTTGGTCTTTTAACCAAAAAGCACGGCTTAATACTACGGCTGTTGCAATGTATCTGTATCTTTTGAAATTGGCAAACGATAACGGAGGATACGAGGTTAGCATCACGGACTCGACGATCGCCGACGCATTGTCCCTTACCCGCAAAACGGTCAAGCCGACTAAGGACAAGCTGCGGGCTTTGGGGCTTCTACAATTTGAAAATAAAAGAGGGCATCCCTGTTCTTACAGATTATTGCTGGATTATGCCATACCTGTGTCAGAAAGTGCGACTATTCAAAACACCACTAGCAACCGTAAACCCATTGAGGCGATGGTTGATCATAAAGTGATTAGGTTATCAGATAACGACATCGGTGACATTGCCGTACAAAACGTCGAAGAGCCGTCGGTATGTTTCAATTCCGGAAGTTATCCTTCCTGGGAGGAATTTATTCAATATGCGCGAACACTCGAAGCTTACGATGTTACCCTGGATTCCGAGATCAGGAATAAATACCTTTTGTGGTTAGAAAACGATTGGAAAAATGCAGCTGGCAGGCCAATTACCAACTGGCGTTCTTCTCTGAAAAGTACTTTACCGTATATGAAGACACAAGTGACTAATACCAGTCCTCTATCTATGGAGTATATTTCTAAAATTAAACGTCCAAAAACATCATAAAAAACGATTCTGAAAGATTATTATGGCTATTCCGGAAAAAGACCTGAAGCTTATACGTAAAAAATTTGAGGCAAAGCCCGAAAAAAATCCAGACAGGATACGCCTTGGAAATCATTTCGTAGACGATTTTATTTTTGAAGATCAAGAGGCTGCTGACATACCGATCAATGCCTTGCGGGTGATCTTTAATATTATTTCGATTATCAGCAATGAGCAGTTTCGACCAGAAGACAGGCCCAAACAGCTTTCCCTTTTTGATGAAGAATTCGAAACCGATCATAATATTTTTGCGGCAATGAAAATCAGGAACAGTAAAATTTCCCCCAGTGGCTCAACAAAACAGGTGGTGGACGCCTATGAGTTTCTTGCCCGATTCAAAATGAGCTGGTATAAATCTGTAAACTCAAAAGGGAAAGAGATTAAAACATTCGGAGGACTTATTTCTAATCCGAGTTATGACAAGCGCGGATATACAAGTTTTCTCATAAGCAGCTATTGGTTAAAAAAGCTGATGATTATTCCAGAATATAACTATATTCTTTACAATTTGGTATATAATATCAGGAATAACAAGCATATAATCTTTGCAATTTGGCTTTCTAAAATTAACGAGAATGGAACAGTTTTAAAACTGTCGACCTTCAATAAAAAGTTCGGATTAAAGTATAAGAATGCTAACGATTTTTGCTTTAAATTTTTGAAACCTGCCAGAGAAAACCTTAACAGGTATAATAATCTGTCATTCAACTATCATTATAAAGGCGATTCTATTTTCATCCAGCCTTTCTATATTAAAAGCACCATTGACATATCGTCAAATTCTGTAAAGGGATCAGAACTGATCAGTACGGTACGTGATCAAAATAAAAAAATCACAAGAAGACTTCATTATTTCAAAAAAAGGTATGGCTTAAAGCAAGAAGAGATGCTGCGTTTTTCTTACCAGTACAGAACAATTTCTCAAACCCGTGAGCTGATAGAAAAAGCTTTTGCGACATTTATCAAAAAAAACAGATTGAACGGAATAAGTTCTACTCAGTTCCAGGGAACTGACTTTCTAAGAAAGATTCAGGAAATTATCATTGAATTGTATCGTGAAACAAAAATGGGAGAACTTCTGCCGAATGGCTATCCTGTCATTTTATGAATTCGGAATTGCACTCATTCCATTTTCGGAATTGCACTCATCCCCTTTCGGATTTGTACTCGCTGAAGTTAAAGAATTATTAAAACAGCGTTCTTTTCTCCGGAGATTTCGGAATTGCACTCATCCCCTATTTTACAAAAATTAAAAAATTGTGGATAAATATTAGATTTTGTGGATATAGTACAAAAAAGATGAAAATGAAAAAATACAATTCGGATTTGTACTCATTTGAAAAAAGCTCAGATTTCGGAATTGCGCTCATCTCTCTTTCGGAATTGCACTCATTCTCAAATCGGATTTCTACTCATCCGGAAAACCACCGCAATTGCTTACAGCAGCTAAATACAAGAAATTATTAAAAGTAAACTAAAAAGTAATTAAAAGTCTTTTTTTACTTAAAAGGAAATTGAGAAAAATATTTGCTCTAAAAAGAAAAAAAAATGAACTGCGAAGAAATCAAACAAAAGATCGACATTCGGACGGTTTTAGAAATGTTCGGCCGCTTTCCAGTAAAAGAAAATAAAAGGTCTGCATTTTACTTTGCACTGGACCGCGAAGAGAAAACACCCAGCCTTTCTGTTGATTTCATCAAAAATAAGGCATTTGACTTTGGTACCGGAAAAAGTTACGATGTGATTTCCATTGTACAGCAAATTAAAAAATGCTCTGTATCGGAAGCCTTGAAATATCTTTGCAGCTCTGATTTTTCTTACCAGAATCCGATTCATAAGGAAAAAAAAGGCGAGATCCGGTTAAAGGACAATTATAAAATTCTAGAGATTAAAGAAATTATTCACCCTGCCTTAATCCGCTATTTGAAATCAAGAAATGTTCTTGAACAAAAACATCTGGTTCAGGAGGTTCACTACGAACGCCAGGATAAAACATATTTCGGAATAGGATTTCAAAACGATTCAGGTGATTTTGAAATCCGTAATCCCTATTCTAAAATTTGTTTGGGAAGTAAAGACGTTTCCTGGATTAAAGTCCGAAGTAATTCAAAAAATGAAGTCGCCGTGTTTGAAGGCTTTTTCGATTATCTAACCTTTCGGAATCTTAGTAATGAAGATCATCCTAATTGTGATTGTTTGATTTTAAATTCTACGGCAATGCTTTTTAAAGCCAAAGAAAAGCTAAAAGACTACAATAAAATCATTCTGTTTCTTGATAATGATGCTAACGGAAAATCCGTAAGATCAATCATTGAAAAGGAATACAAAAATGTGGAAGATAGCTCTTTAATGTATGCAGATTATAAAGATTTAAACCAATGGTTTTGTGTACAAAAAGAAGTCCCTTAATATTATATTTATTTACATTATTTCATTTTAAATGATCAATTACTGTAATAAAAAAACCTGCTTTTCGCCGAATGCGAGGTCGGTCTGCCGAAGGCGGTTGTATTGATTAATCGGGCAAACAGATGGATGGGAACGAATTGGAAAGCCGAAGTGAGGAAGTTTGAAAGGGATTCATCAGGAAGAGTCTGTAAAAATATGCAGTCAGCCATATATTTGTCCTGTGTCGATAATGTCAAATCGCGCTTTGAAATTGCGGATATTATCGACGAGGTGGCAGTAGGTAGATGGTTAAGCCGAAACCAACCTAAATATTGGGTTGATTTTGGGAATAACAAACATTCAGGGCAGGTCTTGCTTTCAACTGTGGGGGAAATTCGACAACCCAACTCAGAAAAATACGAAACGGTTGCAAGTCTTCCTTATATAACAGAAGAGTTCGGAGAATTACTCTTGCAATCCGAAACTGAAGATGATTCACCGAGTTGCAGTTTAGCCGAAGCTTTGGAAAAACAGGACTTATATATCAATTCAACATTGGCACAAATGGGCTGTTCTCTCTTGTTTAGCCTATTTCGTGACGGGCTTACTGAAAACAGGGGATTTTTCCTCAATCTCAAAAACTTCCATTCTCAACCTATAAAATGCTAATAGTCGCCCGATGAAAACATCGGGCGGCAAAAATGCCATTCCTTCCTATGGTCGGAAACGCATTTTTGCAGTTTAAAGCGGATGCAATCCCATTTCTAAAACAAATCCTTGCTTTCTTTCCTGTTGTTTTGAAAAAAGATTGCGCAGTTATTAGGATGATGATTTACTGTCTTGTAAATCATCAATCTTTTGCATCAATTCTTTATAATGAATTTTCGAATGACAGTCTGCACAAACTGAAATTAAATCTTCCAACTTTTCATTAAATATGTTCTCATAAGTTAAATGATGCGCGTGAAATGCAGGTTTACATTTACATTGAGTGCAAATATATCCGTCTCTTTTGAAAACCAGTTCTCTTTTCGCCTTCCATTCCGGGGATTCAAGATATTTATGATATTGTCCCCTTGGAGAACTCAAATAATTGGAATACGATACATTTTCATATATAAGTTTTTTCTCAAAATCTATCCTTTCTTTCCGTTCTTCAAAACATTCCAAATCAAATTCTCCCCTAATGTCAATGTCCGGAGTGTATTTAACCGGAAAATTTCTTTTAGTTCCTCCACAGTTTTTACATTGTTCGTACAATCTAAAATTTGGGAAAAATTTAGCATCATTAACGACAATTTTATTGGGGTTTCTACAACAATCATCAGATAGTTTTATTTCTTCACATCCACAATTCCCGCATTTATAAATATCGTGGTACTCAGTTTCGTAATACTTTTCTACTTCTTCACTTTTACATCTCTTACAAATCATCTTGCTTTTTTTTAAAGGGGAAAACAAACATTGAATGCAGTTTATCTGACCGTCGGTTCGTTTTCAGTATGCAAAAGTACAAATCCCGTTTCTGCTCAAAAAAATCTTTTTGGGTTTCTAAAAAAATTCTCTGCACTTCACTAGATAATTTTTCCAGACACTCCTGAATCCTCACTGACAAAAAGATTTCATAGCCTTCATTCCAATGCTTCCATTCAGGTTTTGTCTGAAACGAAATTTCTATCGTCAAAAAGCAATGAAAAACGACAAGCTGGTCAAATAAAAAGCATAGCGTTCATTGACATTCCCGAAAAATTAAAAATCAAAATTGAAACCCAGCAGTTGTCGAAAATGAATTATTAACAATTTAAAATTTCACATTATGAAAAAACCTGACATTTCAGCGAATGAGTTTTATAACCATTTTATAGGCACAGAAAACTATTACAGGTATCCTTTTGGGTTACTGCTAACCGACGGTGTAAAAGCTGTCGCAGACGAAGAAAAATGCTATTGGTTTCTTGACGCCATCGCATCTTATCAGTTTGAAGAAAAATTTAAAAACCGTGAATTCCAGGTTTGGAAAATTGAAAGAATTGAAAATACCAAATTTAAACTTTCTGCAACCAACGGAAACAATAAGGTCTTAGTTAGTCAAGATATTGAGTTTTCAGATTTCTTCTTTAGCGAATTTACCATTTGGAAAGAAGGTGATGTGCTGCTTCTGCCAAGTGAGCATTAACCGTCAAACCTCACGATGTACAGGCTAATCGTGTTTTTATAATCTTAAAAATAAAATACTAATTATGGGAACATATTCGATTATTTATTTGAAAAAACCTGAAATGGCAAAAGAAGTTAATAATCTCCTGAAAGAAAAATATAACCTGAAATACGAATCATATAATGGAATTGAATACGGCATTTTCTTCACGCAGGAAATGTTTGATGAGGATCTGAGATTTATGAATAAAGATGAAGAAGGTAAACAAAACCTATCGCATTATCAACGCCCAATCTCCAAAGAAACCTACCATCTACTGTTATTTGGTATAGGCAATTGCTTTGGTGATATTGGAACATTTTGTGTTAAAATCTCCTGTATTGCCGAAGAAGAAATCAAAACAACTAAAGTTTTGCAGGAATTTTTCAAAACTCCTGAGTTTAAAAAGTATGTCAATATCAGAAAGTCTAAGAATCTACGTCAATTATTGAATACTGAAGTATAACTTGAGCTTATTAAGGAATTGGAAGTTAATTTCCAATTCCTTTTGTCCTTAAAATCGTATTTTCAAAGTATTTTCCTGTCAGCGGCAAAAATACAATTACTCCCTTCGGTCGGAAACGTATTTTTGCGGAAAAGGAGCAACCCTATTTCAGAGACAATGCCGTGCTGTGCCGTGTTGTTCTGAAAAAAGGTTGCAAATCACTTCTAAATGTCAGATATTTTTCCAAATAATTTGACAACTTTACTTATTATTTGTGACATTTTTTCTTTTCAGATTGTGACATTTTTTCACTGATAAGATTCTGGTATATCGTTTGAAAAATGATTGTTGTGTTCTTTAAATTTTATTGTTTAACCAAAAAAACGTTTGTTATGTCAATCGAAAAAAGAAACAATGGCAGTTTGCTCCCTGCAAATCCACGTACACTGTTCGATGACTTTTTCAGTCGCGAACTATTTAATTGGGGGCAATAATAATTTTTCTTCCACACGGACGACTCTCCCATCAGTGAACATTATGGAGAATCCAGAAAATTTTATGGTGGAAGTCGCCGCACCGGGCATGGAAAAACAAGATTTCCAAATTAGCCTGGATGGTAATCTCCTTACTATTTCTTCTTCAAAAAAGGATCAGAAAGAAGAGAACAACAGCAATTATACTCGCAGAGAGTTTAGCTATCAATCTTTTAGCCGAAGTTTTGAGCTTCCCAAAGACGTAGTAGATGATGAACATATTGAAGCTAAATACGAAAGCGGTGTTCTAAAACTCAATATTCCAAAGAAAGAGGAAGCAAAAAAACAACCTCCTAAACTTATAGAAGTTCAATAATCACTTCAGTTTTTTACAGTTGGTTTTTTATAATGAAGCCAACTCATATAATTTTTGATTTTCAATTGAGAAATTTAATCTTTTAACATTAAGTAAAATTTTAATTATTGTCATTACTAAACTAAAATCAACGATTATGAAAAAATTAAGCTTATTCACTTTTTTTGCATTTTTATTTGCTGCGATCATTTATTCTTGTAACAGTGATAGTTTCAACAGTATAAGCGGGGATGATACAGCAAAAATCTCAAACGAGAATTCTAAAACTTTAGCCAGAACATCTGAAGAAACGGACGGCTTCTCTTACATTAACTCCAAAGACCCTGCTTTCGATAATTTTTTAAGTTCACAAACCTATCAAAACCATAAAGACTATATTAATGGTCTTGGTCAGATGGATCTTAACTCCATATTATATAAGCAATATGAAGTTGATGGAAAAGTGTATGATTTCTTTGTGGTTTCGCTTTCGCGAAATGGTAAATTGGAAGGTAAGTTAGAAATTCTCGATCTTAAAGACACGCCGTTCCTCCCGAACAAAGATAAATATGCGCTGAATTATGCTGATTTATCATCCTATGATATGGATAGACAAACCGGCAGTATCAAACTTTACGATCTAAATTATGAAAACTTTATGCATACCAAAATGGATATTGATAAGGGGTATTATACTAATGTTGAAGGAGATGGGCTTTCTGATGAGCTGAGGGAAAAATATGCATACCTTGCAAATCCGGCTAAAAGTGCTAATTTAACTTCAAGACATTTATGTGACAGTAATGGCAATGGAAATATATCCTTTGGTGAATGCTATAGCTGTATTGTAAGAGCCATCAAGCAAAATTCTACATCTACAGCAATCTGTCATTCATATGAAGCGATGGGGTTACCTTGGTGGGGATCTTGCGGCGCATCAGTAACCGTATCGTGTGCAATCATTTCGTCAATATCTTAAAATATATATATGATGCTTTTTGAAGACCCAACTTATTTAATTATTGCATTTGCAGTATTTGCGGCATTAAACGTTGTTACAATCAGAGATATTCTTAAAAACAAAAATCTTTCAAAAAGACAAAGAAACAATTACATCTGGTTGCAGTTCGGCTTACCGATCATTGGTTCGATTATCTATTTTTCAGAAAAAAGTGATAAATCGCTTCACCTGAAAAAGTAGTTTCTGACCTGACATTTACAGATAAGCTGCCTCAGTTTTGAGGCAGCTTATTTATTAAGTATTCAACCCATCTTTATTCTAGGCAATCCAATTTCGTGTTCCTGCGGATAGGGCTGCCTGAAAGTCATACTGACATCTTCCCGCAAACTTCTTTCCATCTCTTTTGATTTGTTCTCATCCATTGAATACCTCGGATCGGCAATAAGGGGCATTTTGGCCATCCTTGTAATGGTTACGGTTGGAAAATGGTAATCCACTTCGGCGGTTCCAAGTAAAAGGTAGATTCCCCCTTCTTTAAAAGGAAATTTTTTCAGGCTGTCCGGAAAGTGCGCGGTATCAAAGTAGTCACCGTTCACATCAATCCAGGTTCCAAAATACATATCGTCTTTCTTGCCCGGATGGTTTTTCATTTTAATGGGTACGTGCTTCCTGGAAATCAAATAAGCCAGCATTCTAACTTGCTTCTTGTGATATTTTAAAAGATCCTTAACCAATACATCCCCTCTGTGTTTCGTCTTTAGTAAATCAAAAATAGAATAGGAAACCGGAAATCCTAATATCTCAATTTCATCAAAAGCATCTTCAAATGGATTTCTATCGATTGCCGGTAGCTCATAATTTTTTTGAGGTTCATCAAATAATGAGATAATCTTAGTTTTGTATTGATTTTTTGAAAGTAAGAATCTTGCCTCAATTAATAACTCGTGTTTTTGCTTTCCTGTGAATCTGAAAGCGCCGACAAAAATTAATATCTGCAGCGTTTCAATGCCGATATTAACTCTTTTGACAAAATCCTCTAAGGATTTGTAATCTCCATTCTCTTTTCTTTCCTCAGGAATAAATTGCTTGATAGATGCTTCCAGTTTCTCAATATGCATTAATCCTAAATAGACATCCGAGCCATAGACTGTCGTATGAAACTCACTAAGGTTAATGCACGGATTATGAATTGTAGCGCCTGACATCTTGGCTTCGTGAACATAGACCTCAGTGCGATAAAATCCTCCACCATTGTTAATTGCAGAAACCATAAACTCAATAGGATAATAAACTTTCAGATATAAACTTTGATAACTTTCCACCGCATAGGAAGCTGAATGGGCTTTACAGAACGAATATCCGGCGAAAGATTCAATTTGTCGGTAAACTTCCTGAGAGAGCTGGTCCGGGTGACCTTTTCTTTTACACGATTCAAAAAAATCATCTTTTAATTTCTGTAAAGCGGAAAGAGAACGTCCCTTTCCACTCATTGCCCTTCGGAGAACATCGCCATTAGCTGCTGATACTCCGCCAAAGTGCATCGCAACTTTTATGACGTCTTCCTGATAGACCATAATTCCATAGGTTTCCCCTAGTTCTTTTTCAAACACATCGTGAAAGTATTCAAATTGCCCCGGATGATTATGCCGGAAAATGTATTCACGCATCATTCCGCTTTGGGCAACTCCCGGGCGGATAATGGAAGATGCTGCTACCAATACTTTGTAATTGTCACATTTCAATCGTCGCAACAAGCCTCTCATCGCTGGTGATTCAATGTAGAAACAGCCAATGGTTTTTCCAACACTCAAATACTCATTACACTTTATTTCATCTTTCGAGATTCTTGTATCCTCAATATCTATGTGAATTCCTCTTTTTTCCTTAATCAAATTAACCGTATCTTTAATTGTTCCCAGCCCTCTCTGAGATAGAATATCGAACTTTTCCAATCCAATATCTTCTGCCGTATGCATATCAAATTGTACGATCGGAAATTCTTTTGGTGGGAATTCTAAAGCTGAATAATTGGTGATCGGTTCTTCAGAGATCAGAATCCCACAGGAATGCATACTTCTTTGATTAGGAAATCCTACCAAAAGTTGCTCATATTTATAAATGAGCTGAACCACTGAATTCTGGTCGTGTTGTTCTTTCGGTTTTTTAGAAAGCTGATCCAGTTCATCTTTAGGAAGTCCGAATACTTTTCCCAACTCTCTGAATCTTGATTTTCTTTTAAATTCCACATTAGTTCCGCAAAATGCCACGTGATCTTTTCCGTACTTTTTAAAAATATATTCTAAAATGACATCACGATTTTTCCAGCTCCAGTCGATATCAAAATCAGGAGGCGATTTACGGTTCAGGTTAAGAAAACGTTCAAAATAAAGATCAAGTTCTAAAGGACATATGTCTGTAATTCCAAGACAATAGGCAATAATGCTGTTAGCGCCGCTACCTCTGCCAACATGCATAAATCCCATCCGGTTGCTGTATTGAATAATATCCCAGGTGATGAGGAAGTAACCGCAAAAATTCAATTCATCAATAACTTTTAGTTCTTTTTCAACCCTTGCTTTCGCCAATTGACTATTATCAGGATATCTTTTACTTAAACCTTCATATGCTAACTGAGACAGTAATTTAAAATCATTTTCCCTGCTGTCAGTAAAATACTTTTTATTTTTAGGTGTATTAAATTCAAAATCAAAGCTGCACTCATTAACGATATGTTTAGTATTTTCAATAATTTCAGGGTAGTGTCCGAATTGACTCAAAAGCTTTTTCTTATCAATAAAACATTCATCTTTTCTGCAATAATCTTTTTCAGTCAGTTTAGTAAAAAGGGTATTGCCATCAATCGCCCTCAATACTTTATGAAGCTTATATTCTTCATCGGTTTTAAAGGTTACCGGATGAAGAATGACCATTTTATGTATTAAAGATTTGAGTTCGGAATTGATTAAAAGGTTTAATTCATTTTCTCTGACTCCAATAAACTCGTGTTCCAATAGTTTTTCAGGTATATTTTGTAAAGAGTAGATGACAAAACAATGTTCCAACGGAGGATTCATTTTCGGAATACTAATACCATCACAGTTGTAATCCGTCAAAAGCCTGTTGACTTCAGCAATGCCTTTAGGATTTTTAGCTAGACAGATATAATACTGCACATTTTCAACCCGTACATCGACCCCGACAACCGGTTTAATACCGTTATCCTGGCAAAGTCTATAAAACTGATAGATCCCGGTTACCGTATTGATGTCAGTCAATGCCAAAACTTTTAACTTATAATCAACAGCCAACTGCACTAAATCTTCAACAGAAATAGTCCCATAACGTAAGCTATGATAAGTATGGCAATTGAGAAACATAAGTTATTTTTAATTTAAAAGGCCCGAAGCACGTCCAACGCTTTTTACTCCAAACCTGTCTTTGATTTTATCCATTGTCTGGTATAATGAGATCAGTTCTTCCGTATCTTCGAAAAGATTCATCTGATGGCTTCCGTGAACAAGTCCGGTAAATTTTACCCCGACTAGACGAATTCTCATCCTGCGGGTATATACTTTTCTGAACAATTCTAAAACATATTTGAGCAAAGTATGATCTGCTGAAGTATAAGGTACTTTACATTGTTTAGTCTCTGTATCAAAGTTCGCATATCGTATTCTAACAGAAACGGTCGAGGTCAGCCATTGCTCGTGTCTCAGCTGGTAACAGAGCTGCTCTACCATTCCGGAGAGAATACTTCTGATATTCTGAACATCGATAGTATCTTCGGTAAAAGTTGTTTCCGTAGAAATAGATTTTCTTTCAGAATATTGAATGACAGGCGTATTGTCAATACCGTTGGCTTTCTTCCATAGTTCCGTTCCGTTCTTTCCGATCAGTTGCTGCAATACATCAACAGGCATTTGGGAAAGTGTCTCTATCTTTCTGACGCCTAATCTTGAAAGCAGCTGAAAGGTCACATCGCCGACCATCGGAATCTTTTTGACCGATAAAGGATTTAAAAAAGGCTGAATATATTCAGGCTTCACTTCAAATCTTCCGGCGGGTTTAGATTCACCAGTTCCAATTTTTGAAACGGTTTTATTGGTAGACAATGCAAAACTGATGGGTAATCCTGATTGCTTGGTCACGGCATCGGCAATTTCAGTTGTCCATTGATAACATCCGAAAAACTTATCCATTCCGGAGAGATCCAGATAAAATTCATCCACACTCGCTTTCTCTAAAACTGGCACTTTTTCCTGAATGATCTCTGTTACCATATGCGACATATTGGAGTAGTATTCCATATCGCCTTTAATGACCTGTGCTTCGGGACATAATCGCAGAGCCATTCTAATCGGCATTGCCGAACGTACCCCGAATTTTCTGGCTTCATAGGAACATGATGCCACTACTCCACGATCTCCACCTCCTATGATAACAGGCTGTTTCTCTAACACAGAGTGTCTCAGCCGCTCACAGGAAACAAAAAAAGTATCCAAATCCATATGTGCAATTGCTCGTCTCATTTGACAAAATTAGATACTAATTGTATCATTTTTTATATATTTGTAGATACAAATTGTATCAATGTCAATTTTTTCAGAAAACATCAGGTATTTAAGAGCTCAAAAAAAATTATCACAGCAAGAGCTGGCAAAAGAAATTTTTTTGAGTAGGGTGCGTTATTCGAAATACGAAGATGGTCGTTCAGAGGCTCCCTACGAAGTTTTGATCAGGATTTCGAAATATTTTAACATCAGTATTGACCTTTTACTTACAGTTGATATCAGGAAATATCCTTTGGAAGATATGATCAACCTTCCGGCGAATAAGGTGTTGCTTCCAATAGTTGTAGATACGGAAGGTAATAATTTTATTGAGATTGTTCCGCAGAAGGCTTCTATGGGATATCTGAAAGGCTTTAGTGACCCTGAATACATTGAAAACCTACAAAAAATATATTTTCCCTTCCTTAAGAATGGGAAATACAGAGGATTTTTAGCTGATGGTGATTCAATGCCTCCATTTGCCGACCAGTCTATTCTCATTGGTGAGTATGTTGAAAAACTAGAAGATTTAAAAGCCAACAAGGAATATATTTTTGTGACGCAGGAAGGGATTACCTATAAGACTTTTTTGAAAAGAAATAAAAAGTACATTACCGTTTTAGCGGACAATTCATTTTATGAACCATATAATATTGCTTTGGACGAGATTGCTCAGGTATGGCGCTACGTGAGAGGAATTTTGCCGCAGGATTATAAACCGCACACCCTGCCTGATAAAGCGAATTTGAAAAATTTAGTGGACGAAGCTAAAAAGAGTATTAGCAAACTGGAAAATAGCTTATTGAGATTAA belongs to Chryseobacterium gleum and includes:
- a CDS encoding DNA polymerase III subunit alpha; amino-acid sequence: MFLNCHTYHSLRYGTISVEDLVQLAVDYKLKVLALTDINTVTGIYQFYRLCQDNGIKPVVGVDVRVENVQYYICLAKNPKGIAEVNRLLTDYNCDGISIPKMNPPLEHCFVIYSLQNIPEKLLEHEFIGVRENELNLLINSELKSLIHKMVILHPVTFKTDEEYKLHKVLRAIDGNTLFTKLTEKDYCRKDECFIDKKKLLSQFGHYPEIIENTKHIVNECSFDFEFNTPKNKKYFTDSRENDFKLLSQLAYEGLSKRYPDNSQLAKARVEKELKVIDELNFCGYFLITWDIIQYSNRMGFMHVGRGSGANSIIAYCLGITDICPLELDLYFERFLNLNRKSPPDFDIDWSWKNRDVILEYIFKKYGKDHVAFCGTNVEFKRKSRFRELGKVFGLPKDELDQLSKKPKEQHDQNSVVQLIYKYEQLLVGFPNQRSMHSCGILISEEPITNYSALEFPPKEFPIVQFDMHTAEDIGLEKFDILSQRGLGTIKDTVNLIKEKRGIHIDIEDTRISKDEIKCNEYLSVGKTIGCFYIESPAMRGLLRRLKCDNYKVLVAASSIIRPGVAQSGMMREYIFRHNHPGQFEYFHDVFEKELGETYGIMVYQEDVIKVAMHFGGVSAANGDVLRRAMSGKGRSLSALQKLKDDFFESCKRKGHPDQLSQEVYRQIESFAGYSFCKAHSASYAVESYQSLYLKVYYPIEFMVSAINNGGGFYRTEVYVHEAKMSGATIHNPCINLSEFHTTVYGSDVYLGLMHIEKLEASIKQFIPEERKENGDYKSLEDFVKRVNIGIETLQILIFVGAFRFTGKQKHELLIEARFLLSKNQYKTKIISLFDEPQKNYELPAIDRNPFEDAFDEIEILGFPVSYSIFDLLKTKHRGDVLVKDLLKYHKKQVRMLAYLISRKHVPIKMKNHPGKKDDMYFGTWIDVNGDYFDTAHFPDSLKKFPFKEGGIYLLLGTAEVDYHFPTVTITRMAKMPLIADPRYSMDENKSKEMERSLREDVSMTFRQPYPQEHEIGLPRIKMG
- a CDS encoding XRE family transcriptional regulator — its product is MSIFSENIRYLRAQKKLSQQELAKEIFLSRVRYSKYEDGRSEAPYEVLIRISKYFNISIDLLLTVDIRKYPLEDMINLPANKVLLPIVVDTEGNNFIEIVPQKASMGYLKGFSDPEYIENLQKIYFPFLKNGKYRGFLADGDSMPPFADQSILIGEYVEKLEDLKANKEYIFVTQEGITYKTFLKRNKKYITVLADNSFYEPYNIALDEIAQVWRYVRGILPQDYKPHTLPDKANLKNLVDEAKKSISKLENSLLRLSQE
- a CDS encoding toprim domain-containing protein; the protein is MNCEEIKQKIDIRTVLEMFGRFPVKENKRSAFYFALDREEKTPSLSVDFIKNKAFDFGTGKSYDVISIVQQIKKCSVSEALKYLCSSDFSYQNPIHKEKKGEIRLKDNYKILEIKEIIHPALIRYLKSRNVLEQKHLVQEVHYERQDKTYFGIGFQNDSGDFEIRNPYSKICLGSKDVSWIKVRSNSKNEVAVFEGFFDYLTFRNLSNEDHPNCDCLILNSTAMLFKAKEKLKDYNKIILFLDNDANGKSVRSIIEKEYKNVEDSSLMYADYKDLNQWFCVQKEVP
- a CDS encoding Hsp20/alpha crystallin family protein, yielding MENPENFMVEVAAPGMEKQDFQISLDGNLLTISSSKKDQKEENNSNYTRREFSYQSFSRSFELPKDVVDDEHIEAKYESGVLKLNIPKKEEAKKQPPKLIEVQ
- a CDS encoding DUF6876 family protein, translating into MKKPDISANEFYNHFIGTENYYRYPFGLLLTDGVKAVADEEKCYWFLDAIASYQFEEKFKNREFQVWKIERIENTKFKLSATNGNNKVLVSQDIEFSDFFFSEFTIWKEGDVLLLPSEH
- a CDS encoding DUF3853 family protein; this encodes MKNIDPQTPLWKLTVEEYLEIIKNFCSETTYEYGLKGLAKILGCSISKASEIKSSGILDEAIIQRGNIIIIDKKKAIELFGGK
- the dinB gene encoding DNA polymerase IV; this encodes MRRAIAHMDLDTFFVSCERLRHSVLEKQPVIIGGGDRGVVASCSYEARKFGVRSAMPIRMALRLCPEAQVIKGDMEYYSNMSHMVTEIIQEKVPVLEKASVDEFYLDLSGMDKFFGCYQWTTEIADAVTKQSGLPISFALSTNKTVSKIGTGESKPAGRFEVKPEYIQPFLNPLSVKKIPMVGDVTFQLLSRLGVRKIETLSQMPVDVLQQLIGKNGTELWKKANGIDNTPVIQYSERKSISTETTFTEDTIDVQNIRSILSGMVEQLCYQLRHEQWLTSTVSVRIRYANFDTETKQCKVPYTSADHTLLKYVLELFRKVYTRRMRIRLVGVKFTGLVHGSHQMNLFEDTEELISLYQTMDKIKDRFGVKSVGRASGLLN